CGTAAGTATCCAAATTAGTTATTCGCGCacataatttttgttattttgataACATTTAAATGATTGTTGTATTGCGCAGGAGACTGGTGGAGTAGGGGAGACGGTACACGAGCGAAGGGAGATTACGAAAGGTGGAAATGCTAAGGTGGGTTCGTCGGGTGACGAAACTGGAAGAGTTAGAGAAGGTGGTAAAGAGGTGGTgacaacaacaaaacaaaaatgtgTTAAGGTAATATCAGATATGTCATGTCCCGATGGGAGAGTCAAggtttgatttaatttaatgtatTGTATATAATAACATTTTTATGTGAACTTGTAAAGACACATATCTGATTGACTTGAAAACATAGGGAAATGAAGATAACAGATCAGGCCTGACAAAGGAAATGGCTTTGAAGCGTGGACAGGAGAAACAGCCTGCAGTGACAAAGGTTTGTACTAATCTAACGTTGTTAGGTCAAATATAATGTGCATTATACATTGcagtatgtgcattatttattatgtttcatgcattatattgagtaTCTTATGCattatatgcattatttattaTGTTTGGTGCATTATATTGAGTATCTTAGGCATTATGCAGTATGTCTAATTATCTTATGAATTGTATTGTAACCATGCATTCACAGAGACCGCCCCTGTCAAAGGAGAAGGGGATAGTAATTTCTGAGGCTGGGACGGGTGGTATTAGTTCCGACGTGCCATTGAAAATCGCGGCTGGACGTgtaaaaggaaaggagaaggtcaACAAGGCTAAGGAGGCCATCCGATCGGTAAcaaaatactacctccgtccccaaaaatttgtcccactttgacccggcacgggttttaaaaaatgtagtgaaaagtgagttgaaaaagttagtggattgtgggtcctacttttatatattaattttataataaaatgtgagtaggaatgagttagtggaatatggggtccactaccaaaaatggtaaaagtgaaatgggacaaattttgggggacggacgaaaatggaaaaatgggacaaattttcagggacggagggagtaatagataACATCTTTTAAGGATTTTGCCTAATTGTTGTATGTGTATTGTATATTTGCAGCAGGATTTAAACGTTGAAACGACACGTTTAAGGAAAGCTAGTCCTGCTATGCGATCTCCTTTCAACGAGCGTGTTGTAAGGCTTACAGCCAAGGCTAACGGCAATGACAAGGAACTATATTTCTGGGTTCTGAGCACAGCGGAGACGCATAAATCGATCAGGTGTGTATTATTTGTGTTGCATTTGATGTGTGAAGAGGGTGATTCTCTTTACTGATTGTTTTTTTGTATTTCATGTATTAATTTCTAAACTTCGCATTATGAAATTCTCATTGTGCATTATGTAATCATACAGTAATAGAAGTTTATTCTACATTAGGTTTGGTATTCTTTGAAAACAGTAATAAACCTACTGGGATTTTAGCTTCATTATTTGGATTTGGTAGTGCTTATGTATGCAATTATTAACGTGGCATTTTATATTGATATGCAGGGATGCAATTGTTTACGAAGACTCCTACAAACAAACAGTGAAGTCCGAGTTCCTTTCACTGGCACCATTTAAACCTGTCAGCCCGGTCATCGTGGACACTTGGTGCTCATATTTGAACAATATAGAGAAGCTCAAGGCACCATATACAGCGTCCAGACTCTTCTTTTCGACAAGGCCATGCGTGAGTGAatctattattttatctatttacgAAATGAATATTACTCTGCAACATAAGTACCTGAAGTACCGACAACGATTGTAGGCACCATCGCTGATAGATAGCCCTGAAGAGTGGGATGAAGAAAGGAGATTTGCGTCTTTTTGGACCATTCTTTTTGAGGAGGCACTAGCAGCAGGATACAGCAAATGGGAGAAACACGATCTGGTTAGTGTGAATATAAACTTATTTGTATGAGAATCAATTGTTTAGGACATCttacaataaaatttattgttatCTTCGTCGTGTAGATCTTCTTCCCAATTTGGGGGAAGATACATCAATATGTGGTCTGTTTCGATGTGCCGGATGGCAAGATCAACATTATTGACCACACCCTCACAGAGTCGCACGCATCGTTCGGCGACAAATATGGGGACACACCATCTTTGCTGGTATGATATGTGACcactctattttttttccttttatgcattaaaacatATTTTGGTGATGCGGtaaaattatgtatgtttttgttttagcGGAAATTCATGGCTGACGCAATAGATAAGTGCAACGACTCCATACTGGCTGATGTGATACGAAAGTGCACAACACATGTAGTTGCAATGCCGTGGCGGAACAACCTGTCCATATCTGAGAACGGTGTGTATGTCATGCGCCACTTGGAAACCTACTTTGGAGAGAAGGAGAAAGACTGGGAATGCGGGCTCACAGCGAAGGGAAACAAAAGTATTGAAATGTTTCGAATCAAGTTCGCAAGGGCGTTACTGACTTGTGCTCACAATGTCCGCGGTGCCGCAAACCAAAAAAATGCAACCAAGTTCTGGAAAGAAAAACCTGCAAATTTCAATTTCGAATGCTGGGTAGAAAATTATGGTTTGTAGTGCGTGACTCTCTGGTATTTGTTGGAAGACTTAGCATTTTAGATATTATTACAACCTTCAATACACTTACCAATGTTTTTGAGAAAGTCTTTTTGAATTGTATCTTGTGAGCACTCAGCAGAACCGTATGTGCATTCCTTTTAATCAGACGGATGAAAATACTTTTTGTGTACTTGGTGTATTATGTCCTTTGTCGTgtttgtaattttgttttgttcaaAATAGGTGGTCGTTTAACTGTCGTAATGCTTTACAGATGccaaataatgcactaattCCTGtgcgcaatgcaatggcaacactaaataatgcattttttttatacacCTAATACATATTAATCCATGTATGTAGTACGcatttatatttgtatataatatcTGCTCCTAACATAAGTATTCgtaatatattatgcattacgAAACTTTCTTTGCGTATTTTACATGGATAATGCAACAATCGTTGGGCGTAATGCTAGCGCCTcaactaaataatgcattcgTTTATTGCACACCTAATAATTTGCAACAAATACATAGTAGGCCTCCATTGTATGTGCATCATGTCTGCATATACTGTAAGTATTCGTATTATATTATGCATACACAAACGTTGTTTGTGTATATtacacaaataatgcaacaatcGTTATGTCTAATGCAATTGCAACaataaataatgcatttgtTGATTGCATACCTGATATAGTAGAACGTATATTTAGTACGCCTCGAATGTGTATATATGTTTTGTAATTGTTAATGGAAACCGTATAATGTATTAGGCCTTCAACGCTTGAGTTAAAATAATGCTCATGAAAAGTGTTAGGGACAGATGTTTAACCATCTAATAAACCGACATATTTTTCACCCAAACCAAGTAAACCAAGATATTCTATTACAACCATCCTACTAAAAATAAAGAATCGACCAAAGGAACAACAAATGCAggaatttttttaaagatatgAGTCAAGCTGGATTTTTCCCCTTGCGAGCATCCTTCTCCATCCTCATCTCTTTAAGCACAGGACAATTCCTAGAGTTGTGATGACCCATCTCATCGCAACCCTTACACCGTCTAAGAGGCCTAGTCGCATCCTTTATAGCCTTGTCTCTCTTTGAAATCAGACGGCTCGCCGAGCTGCTGGCGTGACCCTTCATCTTCACAACATCGGGAGGATGCACTGCAACAGTTTCAGGCCTTGCCATTCCGTAAAACTCTTCAACCATACGCCTCTTCTCAGCGACTGAGGTTACCGGTTTACCAGTTTGAAGTGAGTTGCCAAGTTCTTCGACGCCAGCTACAAATGCACGTAATGCGCCGATGTCGGTCTCAAACTGTCTAAGAAACCCATAAAACATCGAAATCGCCTTCTTTGACACAGTTTGCCTATCGTCAGCGGATGAGTGAGTAAGCAAGCGTTCCTGAAACTCCCCGTGTACAGCCTTGGCTAAGGGCGTCTTCATCCATCTGCTTTCACAATATTTCTCCGGGATTTTTTTCACCTCATTGTTCCGAAATAGGAAGAAAATATGACTGCACAAATAACCATGGCGACCAAAAAGCTTGCATTCGCACGAGTAAGAATCATCCGTCTTGTCATGACGAACAAAATATGCATTGCGCTTGCTATCGCCAAGCTTGTATGTGTCAGCAGTTTCTCCTGACATAAAACTCAGCACACGACATCTGTCATTACCTTCGACTATTTCTTCTTGTATTTTCCTGAACATACTGTCGGTAAACAATGTAGAAGCATGTTTCTCGAACGGCAGAGTAGTTGCGAGTATGGGTATGGACGTGGCATCGTGGTAGTCCAAAGCTGTTCTACTATTCCGCTGGAATTCTATGGCGTGGTTGAAACTCAGGTAGAATTCGGCTATGTTTGCTCGGGGCTTCAGATAATTTTTGTAGAAAATGTTCTCTGATTCAGATATGGACGTAGTCCTAATCATCGAACCCATAGGAAAATCCCTAAAGTACGCCGGTATCCAGTACCTCCTATATGCATACAGTGTGTTGAACCAGTCGATGTCCTCCAGCTGATAATGTTCAACCAATCTATTCCACTCCTCCTCGAATTCCTCCGGCTCTAATAGGTCCGACCAAACACAAGCGTTAAACTCCTTTTTGAAATCGTCGTCCCGCAATAATCTGTTTGGTACCTTGACTGCCAATTTATGCATTATATGCCACATACACCAACGGTGACGCGTGCCGACGAGGACTTCTTCAATCGCTGATCGCATACCCAAATCTTGATCGGTCACAATCATCCTGGGTGCTACACCCATACAATCTATAAAATGTCTGAACAGCCAAGCAAATGCCCCTGTTTTCTCGCTGCACACCAACCCGGCCGCAAATGTCACAGGACTACCATGATTATCCTTTCCAGTGAAATGAGTGAATATCATACAGTACCTGCGGACATGACAACAACCGGTCGTCATAAGCATAATCGTATAATAATGCAACTTACGGCAGTACATAATGCAGTAACATCAAACAAATAATGCATACAATATACAATACATTAATAGAATATAACATAAACAACACATTATTTAGTTTTGTACCTATTTGTGTTGTATGTGGAGTCGAAGGACACAATGTCACCAAACATGTGGTAATTTCTCTTCATCACACCATCGCACCAAAACAAAGCAACCAACTGGTCAAATTCGTTAACTTCGTAGTGATAGGTGAAAGCCTCGGACATCTCCTTCTTCCTAGCCATGTCATCCAACACCATTTGTACATCAACTCCTTGTGCATATGCTTTTATGTCCCATGAGGCATTCCTGATATCCCCCACAGTGCAACCAGCCAGGTTAAACCCACCAAGAATCTCCTTCAATACCTTAAATGTAAGCGTGGGTCCTATATTCGCCCTGGAACAGTCTAGTATAAATTTGTGATGTACATCATCCAACTTGCGATTACTTGACATGAATTTCTGCTGTTCCGTCTCAACCATATGATGGTTATGAATCTCATTGAACTCCTGAATTATGTATCCTGACGAGCAATCTTCCGAGAAAAACCTGAAGGATATATTAGCTGTACAACCACACCGCTTAGATAACTTCCTACGCTTGATTGTGAAACCAGAACGGGCATTCAACTGGTCATCCTCTTCACCCTTCTTCCGtccttccctattgcatacaactTGATACCACGTGGTGACATCATCAACCTTCCTCATAGCTTGTTTGCGCGTATCAAAGCCAACTGCCCGGGCATATATGTCGTAGAAAGCAAAAGCGAAATCCAATGACTGGAATTTCTGACCTACAACAGGCTTCATCGAGGGAGGACATTCAGGTACAACAACCACTGTACATAATTGGAAAAAAGGGGTCAGCATAATATAACAACTTTGCAATATAATATGCTGACAAGTAATGCACGATTTTCACGATTTCAATATGTCAAATTATTCAGATAGATAAACACGTGATTTATGCATACGTATAACACATACTAATAAAAACGTTGTTACGGAGTACATGTTGTGGTATATGTATTAAAAACGTTGTTTtttacatactacaccctaccccctaggcttattaaacccttaggggaaacaagcaaCGTGCGCCACACCGCGCAATCCAGACGAAATCTTTTTTACCCGAAACATTGCCTCTCacgaattatgcattatatagaaACCTAAGTGCATTATACATCGTCAATACGTGCATTATATGCTTCGTCTCAACCTAATACCCTACATATGCCGCTAGCGAAGCCATGGAGAAAATTCTCAAAGCAATCAGTAATGTTATACAACTTCAACACAAAACACGATTTAATTGTTGATTAAAACCTACCccctacatactacaccctaccccctaggcttattaaacccttaggggaaacaagcaaGGTGCGCCACAAATCGCAAACCAGACGACCCTATCTTTTTACCCGAAACAATCTCGCtcactaattatgcattatatagacaTCTAAGTGCATTATACGTCGTCAATACGTGCATTATATGCCGAGTCTCAACCTAATACCCTACATATGCCGCCCGCGAATCCTTGGAGAAATTTCTCACAGCAAGCAGTAATGTTATACCACGTCAACAAAAAACACGATTttattgttgattaaaaatcaattaatcAAACTAATACAACTTGTACATACGACACCCtaccccctaggcttattaaacccttaggggaaacaagcaaCGTGCGCCACACCGCGCAATCCAGACGAAATCTTTTTTACCCGAAACATTGCCTCTCacgaattatgcattatatagaaACCTAAGTGCATTATACATCGTCAATACGTGCTTTATATGCTTCGTCTCAACCTAATACACTACATATGCCGCTAGCGAATCCATGGAGAAAGTTCTCACAGAAAGCAATAATGTTATACCATGgcaacacaaaacacaatttaattgttgattaaaaatgaaataatcaaACTGCTACCACTTCTACAGAAAGATCcgcaacattaaaaaaacatgcTACTTCATgatttaccttcttccattgcttAAGATCAAACTCTGACTACCAACGACTGATTAACAATAGGATTTAGATTTGTGATAATTGAAACCTTCCAAAAAAATAGTAATGCAGAATCATATACGTCTGACGCTCTCTGCCTTCTTCGACGTGAGAGAAGAAAATAAACCGTAATATTTGCAAAGGAGAGAATCATGGAATTTCCATAACTAACACAATATCATCTACCAAATCTGCCCTTAATCGATTTTTAATTGATAATAATTAAATGGAATCAGCGATTTTTTTAAGCC
This sequence is a window from Salvia splendens isolate huo1 chromosome 14, SspV2, whole genome shotgun sequence. Protein-coding genes within it:
- the LOC121764132 gene encoding protein FAR1-RELATED SEQUENCE 5-like, with product MTVSHRPAIQILCFDIATHPPIVIVSLHQAARNTSHQAARIKEHKKSRRSTIFSENSWNNFDCKFKKCRQVVVVPECPPSMKPVVGQKFQSLDFAFAFYDIYARAVGFDTRKQAMRKVDDVTTWYQVVCNREGRKKGEEDDQLNARSGFTIKRRKLSKRCGCTANISFRFFSEDCSSGYIIQEFNEIHNHHMVETEQQKFMSSNRKLDDVHHKFILDCSRANIGPTLTFKVLKEILGGFNLAGCTVGDIRNASWDIKAYAQGVDVQMVLDDMARKKEMSEAFTYHYEVNEFDQLVALFWCDGVMKRNYHMFGDIVSFDSTYNTNRYCMIFTHFTGKDNHGSPVTFAAGLVCSEKTGAFAWLFRHFIDCMGVAPRMIVTDQDLGMRSAIEEVLVGTRHRWCMWHIMHKLAVKVPNRLLRDDDFKKEFNACVWSDLLEPEEFEEEWNRLVEHYQLEDIDWFNTLYAYRRYWIPAYFRDFPMGSMIRTTSISESENIFYKNYLKPRANIAEFYLSFNHAIEFQRNSRTALDYHDATSIPILATTLPFEKHASTLFTDSMFRKIQEEIVEGNDRCRVLSFMSGETADTYKLGDSKRNAYFVRHDKTDDSYSCECKLFGRHGYLCSHIFFLFRNNEVKKIPEKYCESRWMKTPLAKAVHGEFQERLLTHSSADDRQTVSKKAISMFYGFLRQFETDIGALRAFVAGVEELGNSLQTGKPVTSVAEKRRMVEEFYGMARPETVAVHPPDVVKMKGHASSSASRLISKRDKAIKDATRPLRRCKGCDEMGHHNSRNCPVLKEMRMEKDARKGKNPA